The DNA sequence AAATGTTAGTCATTTAGTTTCTACAGTAACAGGAGAGCTTAAAGATTCTCTTGATAGTATAGATTTAATAAAAGCAACTTTCCCAGGTGGATCTATAACAGGAGCTCCAAAAATTAGGGCTATGGAAATAATCGATGAGTTAGAACCTACTCAAAGAAATGTATATACAGGATCTATAGGATATATAGGATTTAATGGTGATATGGATTTTAATATAGCTATAAGGACTCTAATCAAAAAAGATTCTAATATACATTTTCAAGTTGGAGGAGGAATAACTTGGGATTCTAATCCAGAAGATGAATATCAAGAAACTTTAGATAAGGCTAAGTCTATAATGAAGGCTATAAATGGATATTATGAATAATAGTGTAAGTTTTAATAGTGATTTATGTAAATTTGGAATTGGAGTATTTGAAACTATAAAAATAAAAAAAGGCAAACCTATTTATTTAGATATGCATATAAATAGAATTTTAAATTCAATAGAAGAACTAAGGTTAAATATAGATATAGATAAGAAACAAATAATTAATATTATAGAAAATTATATAAATGAAAAAAATATAAAAGATAAAGCTTTGAGATTAACTTTATTTGATGAAGGGTATAACATAACGACGAGAGATATAACATATGACAAAAGTTCCTATGATAGGGGTTTTAAACTGACAGTATCACCTATTATAAGAGGTGAAAGTATATTATATAGACATAAGACAACAAATTATTTTGAAAATATATATAGCAGAGATTACGCTATTAGTAAAGGCTTTAATGATTCTATATTTATAGACCATAAAAATAGAATTTTAGAATGTTCTATAAGTAATATATATTTTGTTAAAGATGATAAAATTTACACTCCTAACAGCAATCTTCCAATTCTAAATGGAACGATGAAAAAAAGGGTAAAATCAATATGTGAAGAATTAGATATCAAGATTATAGAATGTGATATAGAAATTACGGAAATAGAAAAGTTTGATTTTTGCTTTGTAAGTAATAGCTTGATGGAAGTTATGAAAGTTGTACAAATAGACAGTTTTAAATTTAAAAATTATAGTGAGGTGTTTAAATCTATATGGGAACACTTACAACTTTAAATGAAATTTTACATTGCTATAATGAAGTAG is a window from the Paraclostridium sordellii genome containing:
- a CDS encoding aminotransferase class IV yields the protein MDIMNNSVSFNSDLCKFGIGVFETIKIKKGKPIYLDMHINRILNSIEELRLNIDIDKKQIINIIENYINEKNIKDKALRLTLFDEGYNITTRDITYDKSSYDRGFKLTVSPIIRGESILYRHKTTNYFENIYSRDYAISKGFNDSIFIDHKNRILECSISNIYFVKDDKIYTPNSNLPILNGTMKKRVKSICEELDIKIIECDIEITEIEKFDFCFVSNSLMEVMKVVQIDSFKFKNYSEVFKSIWEHLQL